A region from the Oligoflexus sp. genome encodes:
- a CDS encoding alpha-amylase family glycosyl hydrolase, translating to MHARLDRRCRLPASGLQIGKESQVLMMVKGGRHGRVRLRQGDVLQIELQFKEKASAPAVRLYSNLTASGDFADLDVVADASGSFKIQVPTPQAGTFFFTLQYTMDGQQWFWMRGDLWQLLVFPKPLQALRLYTLIPTASGPMSQWKAVLQRAAELGFNMVHILPVTKQGYSESPYAATDLFAIEPDFLPAGADPASMKDFEELVDEARKLGLGLCLDLVLNHVAIDSEIVRLCPHWIHPDAIEDDGLKRNGFMNHDGFHKWNDLALINYQHPDPHVRREIWEHMENYALFWGAYAAETGGMIRLDNLHSTDPSFAMHVTHRLRREYPGLGILAELFTHPEATQKVLQHYEVDLLLATTWEHHFSEELRRYFRYIHETVPMIPWFTPINSHDSGVPAEEFADVLATRPRYILCALLGIGATGLTQGVEDGIEEKVNFIGRNPGVPPAANASDFWPMIQRTHELLAQHSVFQQQGNVEFLDHGHVAIIAALRLSKQTGEAHALVIANLDIHQPQSIHLDLQSIGLGQYSLTDAFSAERWALDGHDLSCTLDACGFRVILIQKN from the coding sequence ATGCATGCGAGATTAGATCGAAGATGCCGCCTACCCGCGAGTGGACTCCAAATCGGCAAGGAATCACAGGTTTTGATGATGGTGAAAGGCGGTCGCCACGGTCGCGTAAGGCTTAGGCAAGGCGACGTTCTGCAGATCGAACTGCAATTCAAAGAGAAGGCTTCGGCACCAGCCGTCAGGCTTTATTCGAATCTGACGGCCTCGGGTGACTTCGCGGACCTTGATGTCGTCGCCGATGCGAGCGGCTCTTTCAAGATCCAGGTCCCGACGCCCCAGGCGGGGACTTTCTTCTTCACTCTTCAATATACCATGGACGGCCAGCAATGGTTTTGGATGCGCGGCGATCTTTGGCAGCTGCTCGTCTTCCCCAAACCGCTTCAGGCACTCCGGCTCTATACTCTTATCCCAACAGCCAGCGGTCCGATGTCTCAGTGGAAAGCTGTACTGCAAAGAGCCGCTGAACTCGGCTTTAACATGGTTCATATTCTGCCAGTCACGAAACAGGGCTATTCCGAAAGCCCCTATGCCGCCACCGATCTCTTTGCGATCGAGCCGGATTTTCTGCCTGCCGGAGCCGATCCTGCCAGCATGAAAGACTTTGAAGAACTGGTCGACGAGGCCCGAAAACTCGGGCTGGGTCTTTGTTTGGACCTTGTGCTCAATCACGTGGCGATCGACAGTGAAATCGTCAGGCTCTGCCCGCACTGGATCCACCCCGACGCCATCGAAGACGATGGGCTCAAGCGCAACGGCTTCATGAATCATGATGGCTTTCACAAGTGGAATGATCTGGCCCTGATCAACTACCAGCATCCTGATCCCCATGTCCGGCGCGAGATCTGGGAGCATATGGAGAACTATGCGCTGTTCTGGGGAGCTTACGCCGCCGAGACAGGCGGCATGATCCGCCTGGATAATCTGCACAGCACAGACCCGTCGTTCGCCATGCATGTCACGCACAGACTGCGCCGCGAGTATCCTGGCCTTGGCATACTCGCCGAACTCTTCACGCATCCAGAAGCGACTCAAAAAGTCTTGCAGCATTATGAAGTCGACCTTCTTTTGGCGACGACCTGGGAACACCACTTCTCGGAAGAATTGCGCCGCTACTTTCGCTACATTCATGAAACCGTGCCGATGATCCCCTGGTTTACGCCGATCAATTCCCACGACAGCGGCGTGCCCGCCGAGGAATTCGCGGACGTCCTGGCCACGCGTCCACGCTATATTCTTTGTGCGCTGCTCGGCATTGGCGCCACGGGCCTGACGCAAGGAGTCGAGGATGGCATCGAGGAGAAAGTCAACTTCATCGGTCGTAATCCCGGTGTGCCACCAGCCGCGAACGCCAGCGATTTCTGGCCGATGATCCAACGCACGCATGAGCTGCTGGCTCAGCATTCCGTGTTTCAGCAGCAAGGCAATGTTGAGTTTCTCGATCATGGCCATGTGGCCATCATCGCAGCCCTGCGCCTTTCCAAGCAGACTGGAGAAGCTCACGCACTCGTCATCGCCAATCTCGACATTCATCAGCCCCAGAGCATTCATCTCGATTTGCAGTCAATCGGCCTTGGGCAATACTCGCTAACGGATGCGTTTAGTGCTGAGCGTTGGGCCCTGGACGGTCATGATCTCAGCTGCACCTTGGACGCCTGCGGTTTCCGGGTGATCCTGATCCAAAAAAACTGA
- a CDS encoding amylo-alpha-1,6-glucosidase — protein sequence MLPITKAALADLPQLLQREWLDANCRGSYSSSTILDCPTRRYHGLLVSDAGMLNEKHVCLAKLEASLSLRGRTIDLYTNKHPGSVYYPEGYSHFETFEYDLYPVITWRVGAFLLQRSCMLLHDRDAVVLRYKLLGTESIQVALRPLLSYRNHHHLQHETSEFQVKTFPESTGHKIEPLPGKPAFFMGSDREIPFYPGPYWVKQVEYAREQERGFDYQEDLFCPGVYETVLEPDQDLYLIFGFEPIARSSIRELWKKEEQRRRSLHQRFLGEGEPIAQVKFEAEKFLVQRADGSPSIVAGYPWFGEWGRDTMIALPGLTLGRGEPERLLPIVRTYLRQAKTGLIPNYLGIGEHSGSYNSVDATFWMVSALQQYWTATRDLEGMKSILPDLVHIMDDLVQGRNHLVRISDDGLMQAGSANTQVTWMDATVDGVPVTPRGGYPVEINALWIATLAFLQDFSAHIRVPAWIGLLEKAPAAFRNKFWIAEGGYLADCVSPHGAPDRRIRPNQIVAVSLDYCPLNKEQQQSVLDVVTSHLITPYGLRTLSPEDPAFVPFYQGGPKERDAAYHQGTVWPWLISPYMKAVLKVHEDPEKAREFLRRNFSALWQEHLMQRDVMGVSEIFDALHPYKPDGCLTQAWSMAALIELLNELKV from the coding sequence ATGCTCCCTATTACCAAGGCCGCCCTCGCTGACCTTCCGCAGCTCCTTCAACGTGAGTGGCTTGATGCCAATTGTCGTGGCAGTTACTCAAGCAGCACCATCCTCGACTGCCCCACGCGGCGCTATCACGGCCTTCTGGTCAGTGATGCGGGCATGTTGAATGAAAAACATGTTTGCCTCGCGAAGCTTGAAGCGAGTCTGAGCCTGCGCGGGCGCACGATAGATCTTTACACGAATAAGCACCCAGGTTCGGTCTACTACCCCGAGGGTTACTCCCATTTTGAAACCTTCGAATACGATCTTTATCCCGTCATCACATGGCGCGTGGGTGCCTTTCTCCTGCAGCGTTCCTGTATGCTGCTGCACGACCGCGATGCCGTCGTCCTTCGCTATAAGCTCCTGGGCACAGAATCCATCCAGGTGGCTTTAAGGCCGCTCCTTTCGTATCGCAATCATCATCATCTGCAGCATGAAACCAGCGAATTCCAAGTCAAGACGTTTCCTGAGTCCACGGGCCATAAAATCGAACCTCTGCCGGGCAAGCCCGCTTTTTTCATGGGCAGTGATCGCGAGATACCCTTCTATCCCGGGCCCTATTGGGTCAAGCAGGTGGAATACGCGCGCGAGCAGGAGCGTGGCTTCGACTACCAGGAAGACCTTTTCTGCCCAGGCGTTTATGAAACGGTTCTGGAACCGGATCAGGACCTTTACCTGATCTTTGGTTTCGAACCGATTGCGCGCAGCAGCATCCGCGAACTCTGGAAGAAGGAAGAGCAGCGGCGGCGCTCGCTGCACCAGCGCTTTCTTGGGGAAGGCGAACCCATCGCCCAGGTGAAGTTCGAGGCGGAAAAATTTTTAGTCCAAAGGGCTGATGGCAGTCCCTCGATCGTCGCCGGCTATCCATGGTTCGGCGAATGGGGCCGCGATACGATGATTGCGCTGCCGGGCCTCACGCTCGGTCGTGGGGAACCGGAACGGCTGCTGCCTATCGTTCGCACCTATCTCCGTCAGGCGAAAACTGGCCTGATTCCAAATTATCTGGGCATCGGCGAGCACAGCGGCAGCTATAATTCCGTCGACGCCACATTTTGGATGGTTTCGGCCTTGCAGCAATACTGGACAGCCACGCGCGATCTGGAAGGCATGAAAAGTATCCTGCCGGATTTGGTACACATTATGGATGATCTGGTGCAGGGTCGTAATCATTTGGTACGGATCAGCGACGACGGGCTCATGCAAGCAGGCTCGGCCAATACCCAGGTGACCTGGATGGATGCCACAGTCGATGGTGTTCCGGTCACACCCCGCGGCGGCTATCCCGTCGAGATCAACGCGCTCTGGATTGCGACTCTGGCCTTTTTGCAGGATTTTTCGGCCCACATTCGGGTACCAGCCTGGATTGGCCTTCTGGAAAAGGCTCCGGCAGCTTTCCGCAATAAATTTTGGATTGCCGAAGGCGGTTACCTTGCGGATTGCGTGAGTCCCCATGGGGCTCCTGATCGCCGCATTCGGCCGAATCAAATCGTGGCCGTGAGCCTCGATTATTGCCCCCTGAACAAAGAGCAGCAGCAATCCGTGCTGGATGTCGTCACGAGTCACCTCATCACGCCCTATGGCCTGCGCACGCTGAGTCCCGAGGATCCTGCCTTCGTTCCCTTTTATCAAGGCGGCCCGAAGGAACGCGATGCGGCCTATCATCAGGGCACGGTCTGGCCCTGGCTGATCAGCCCTTATATGAAGGCTGTGCTGAAAGTCCATGAAGATCCCGAGAAGGCGCGGGAATTTCTGCGTCGCAACTTCTCTGCGCTCTGGCAGGAACACTTAATGCAGAGGGACGTGATGGGTGTTTCGGAAATTTTTGATGCCCTGCATCCATACAAACCGGATGGCTGTCTCACGCAGGCCTGGAGCATGGCGGCCCTGATCGAACTGTTGAACGAGTTAAAGGTCTGA
- a CDS encoding glycoside hydrolase family 57 protein — protein sequence MTSVCFYFQVHQPFRLRKDYDFFRIGTDSHYEDDEANAGILNKVADKCYRPMNQLLLEEIHRWKGKFRVAFSISGVCLEQMERWTPDVIESFQRLVDTGCVEILSETYYHSLASLFSPDEFIEQIALHRAKVLELFHYDPVVFRNTELIFQDRIATVIEELGYRGMIAEGADRILAWRSPNYLYQPAPCRRMALLLKNYRLSDDIAFRFSNRGWESWPLRSETFASWVHQVAGNGEVINLFMDYETFGEHQWVDTGIFDFMRALPGDVLAHPDFSFATPREVIERYQPIGKLSFPDPVSWADVDRDLTAWLGNSIQDSSAERIYRLEGLVKSLGDPELLHTWRKLQTSDHFYYMCTKWFADGDVHKYFSPYESPYDAHVIYNNVVSDFEETLLRIWNARDKEIDPGSRRSPLLDMAFVD from the coding sequence ATGACCAGCGTATGCTTTTACTTTCAGGTTCATCAGCCCTTTCGTCTGCGCAAGGATTATGATTTCTTCCGTATCGGCACCGATTCTCATTACGAGGATGATGAGGCCAATGCTGGCATCCTGAACAAGGTCGCCGATAAGTGCTACCGTCCGATGAATCAGCTTCTTTTGGAGGAAATTCATCGGTGGAAGGGCAAGTTCCGCGTGGCCTTTTCCATCAGCGGCGTCTGCCTGGAACAGATGGAACGGTGGACCCCGGATGTGATCGAATCGTTTCAGCGTTTGGTGGACACGGGCTGCGTCGAGATCCTGAGCGAGACCTATTATCACTCCCTTGCCAGTCTCTTCTCGCCTGATGAATTCATCGAACAGATTGCTCTGCACCGCGCGAAGGTATTGGAACTCTTCCATTACGACCCCGTGGTCTTCCGCAATACGGAGCTGATCTTCCAGGATCGGATCGCGACGGTTATCGAAGAGCTGGGTTATCGCGGTATGATTGCCGAGGGCGCGGATCGCATTCTGGCTTGGCGTTCCCCTAATTATCTCTATCAGCCGGCTCCCTGTCGCCGCATGGCTCTGCTTTTGAAGAATTATCGCCTATCGGACGATATCGCCTTCCGCTTCTCCAACCGCGGCTGGGAATCCTGGCCCCTCCGCTCCGAAACCTTTGCCAGCTGGGTGCATCAGGTCGCCGGCAATGGTGAAGTCATCAACCTGTTCATGGACTACGAAACCTTTGGCGAGCATCAGTGGGTGGACACCGGCATCTTCGACTTCATGCGAGCCTTGCCGGGGGATGTCCTCGCTCATCCTGATTTCTCGTTCGCAACGCCGCGCGAAGTCATCGAACGCTATCAGCCCATCGGCAAGCTGTCCTTCCCCGATCCTGTCTCCTGGGCCGATGTGGATCGTGATCTGACCGCGTGGCTCGGCAATTCGATTCAGGATTCCTCGGCGGAACGCATCTATCGACTGGAAGGCCTTGTGAAATCGCTGGGCGATCCCGAGCTGCTTCACACCTGGCGCAAGCTGCAGACCTCCGATCACTTTTATTACATGTGCACCAAATGGTTTGCCGATGGGGACGTGCATAAATATTTCAGTCCCTATGAATCCCCTTATGATGCGCATGTGATCTATAACAATGTCGTCAGCGACTTTGAAGAAACACTGCTCCGCATCTGGAATGCGCGTGATAAGGAAATCGACCCCGGATCCCGCCGCAGTCCCTTGCTTGATATGGCATTTGTGGACTGA
- a CDS encoding glycogen/starch/alpha-glucan phosphorylase encodes MRDIIDVILDHPSDAEKVAAFQITFRKSLEHNFGTVLEHSTAREQLLGLCHTVRELLMSRWIATQGTYFRSNGKRLYYLSMEYLLGRLVKNALINLDLLEVGREAMRGMGLDLDAIADLEVDPGLGNGGLGRLAACYLDSLSTLNLPAYGYGIRFEFGMFRQVIERGAQKEVPDPWLRFGHPIEIEKNIHAYEIGFGGSSVFHENVQGHIFAAWEPEYRVLAVPHDLPVPGYGTHNVNSLRLWAAKADEEFHFNIFDSGDYVGAVMDKVQSEVLSKVLYPNDSNELGKLLRLKQQYFLVAASLQDILRRFKNANDSILDLPNKVVIQLNDTHPTLAIPELMRLLIDEESLSWEEAQAITQQTIAFTNHTVMPEALECWPGSMFRQTLPRHYQIIEEMNRRFLRTLKDKPIYDKNFIDRVSILGQGPNPEVRMANLAVATSFSVNGVAALHTTLLKEKVFPEFNRIFPNKFHNKTNGISPRRWLRLANPELSALITESLGHENWVTDLEQLQGLEKFVDDQLFLEKLALIKRHNKERLATLIHQELGEKVDPNSMYDVLVKRIHEYKRQLLKILHCLHLYHELRTNYDKQQQPRTVVFAGKAAPGYKMAKLIIQFIHAAAAMINRDPLTRDRLKVVFLPNYNVSLAERIIPAANLSEQISTAGTEASGTGNMKFCLNGSLILGTLDGANIEIRDHVGQDNIFIFGHTVNELRTLQAQGYRAQDYYHKHENIRRILDEIQRGYFYRSDREHFQPIWDTLMTWGDHYYHLADFPDYVRINEEVDRVYGDQKAWQQKSLMNIARIGWFSSDRAVQEYTRDVWHLHPCPLELQEGEDRFGF; translated from the coding sequence ATGCGTGACATCATAGACGTGATCCTGGATCATCCGTCCGACGCCGAGAAAGTGGCGGCATTTCAGATCACTTTTCGCAAAAGTCTTGAGCACAATTTTGGTACCGTCCTGGAGCATTCCACAGCACGCGAACAGTTGCTCGGACTATGCCACACCGTAAGAGAACTCCTGATGAGTCGCTGGATCGCGACTCAAGGAACTTACTTTCGGAGTAATGGCAAACGACTCTATTATCTCTCCATGGAATACCTTTTAGGGCGTTTGGTCAAGAATGCTCTCATCAATCTCGATCTTCTTGAGGTCGGGCGAGAAGCCATGCGCGGGATGGGCCTGGATTTGGATGCCATCGCGGATCTTGAAGTCGATCCCGGCCTTGGCAACGGTGGACTGGGACGTCTTGCGGCCTGTTACCTGGATTCGTTGAGCACTTTGAATTTGCCCGCCTACGGTTACGGCATCCGCTTTGAGTTTGGCATGTTCCGCCAGGTCATCGAGCGCGGCGCGCAGAAGGAAGTGCCGGATCCGTGGCTACGCTTCGGTCATCCGATCGAGATCGAGAAGAATATCCATGCCTATGAAATAGGCTTCGGAGGCAGCAGCGTCTTTCATGAAAACGTCCAGGGCCATATTTTTGCGGCCTGGGAACCTGAGTACCGCGTGCTGGCCGTTCCGCACGATCTGCCGGTGCCCGGCTACGGCACGCATAATGTGAATTCCCTGCGACTCTGGGCGGCCAAAGCTGACGAGGAGTTTCACTTCAATATCTTTGATTCCGGCGATTACGTCGGTGCGGTGATGGACAAGGTGCAAAGCGAGGTGCTGTCCAAAGTCCTTTATCCGAACGATTCAAATGAGCTGGGAAAACTTCTGCGTTTGAAGCAGCAGTATTTTTTGGTGGCGGCGTCCCTCCAGGATATCCTGCGGCGCTTCAAGAACGCCAACGATTCCATCCTGGATCTGCCGAACAAGGTGGTGATTCAGCTCAACGACACCCATCCGACGCTGGCCATACCGGAACTCATGCGGCTTTTGATTGATGAGGAAAGCCTGTCCTGGGAAGAGGCCCAGGCCATCACCCAGCAGACCATCGCGTTCACCAACCACACGGTGATGCCTGAGGCCTTGGAATGCTGGCCAGGAAGCATGTTCCGGCAAACCCTGCCGCGGCATTATCAAATCATCGAAGAAATGAATCGGCGTTTCCTGCGAACGCTGAAGGATAAGCCGATCTATGACAAGAACTTCATAGATCGCGTTTCCATCCTTGGGCAGGGACCGAATCCCGAAGTCCGCATGGCGAATCTCGCAGTGGCCACCAGTTTTTCCGTGAACGGGGTCGCGGCTTTGCATACGACTCTTCTAAAGGAAAAGGTCTTTCCCGAGTTCAACCGCATCTTTCCGAACAAGTTCCATAACAAGACCAATGGCATAAGTCCCCGGCGCTGGCTGCGCCTCGCGAATCCCGAATTGAGCGCGCTCATAACCGAAAGCCTGGGGCACGAGAACTGGGTGACCGACCTGGAGCAGCTGCAGGGTCTGGAAAAGTTCGTCGATGACCAGTTGTTTTTAGAGAAACTGGCTTTGATCAAGCGGCATAACAAAGAGCGTCTGGCGACTCTCATTCACCAGGAGCTGGGCGAGAAGGTCGATCCGAACAGCATGTATGATGTGCTCGTGAAGCGAATCCACGAATACAAAAGGCAGCTCCTCAAAATCCTGCATTGCCTTCATCTCTATCACGAGCTGCGGACCAACTATGATAAACAGCAGCAGCCTCGGACCGTGGTCTTCGCGGGCAAGGCCGCGCCCGGTTATAAGATGGCCAAGCTCATCATTCAGTTCATTCACGCGGCCGCGGCCATGATCAACCGTGATCCTCTGACCCGCGATCGGCTGAAGGTCGTATTTCTGCCCAACTACAACGTGTCGCTCGCGGAACGCATCATCCCCGCGGCGAATCTTTCCGAACAGATTTCCACGGCAGGCACGGAAGCGTCGGGCACGGGGAATATGAAGTTCTGCTTGAATGGATCTTTGATCCTCGGGACTCTGGATGGCGCGAATATCGAAATCCGCGATCACGTCGGGCAGGACAACATTTTTATTTTCGGGCATACTGTGAATGAATTGCGGACGCTTCAGGCCCAGGGCTATCGCGCGCAGGACTACTATCATAAGCACGAAAACATTCGCCGCATCCTGGATGAAATCCAAAGAGGCTATTTCTATCGCAGTGATCGGGAGCACTTCCAACCGATCTGGGATACGCTCATGACCTGGGGCGACCACTATTATCACCTGGCGGATTTCCCGGATTATGTGCGCATCAATGAAGAGGTGGATCGCGTCTACGGCGATCAGAAGGCCTGGCAGCAGAAGTCTCTGATGAACATCGCGCGGATCGGCTGGTTTTCATCCGACCGCGCTGTGCAGGAGTATACGCGCGATGTGTGGCACTTGCACCCTTGTCCCTTGGAACTGCAGGAGGGTGAGGATCGCTTTGGGTTCTAA
- a CDS encoding glycosyltransferase family 4 protein, producing the protein MRILMFGWEFPPFISGGLGTACYGMTRHLAESGEEVLFVLPKAMDGMPRDGYQVMSAEEVWKKREQGDFPLPEQVTVLTVETALYPYIENREYARMIRRFEGAIPHEGKPASSIMSMSGHYSHNLFEEVQRFAEVGWHLAEQSEFDVIHAHDWMTFPAAIAAKKRSGKPMIAHIHATEYDRTGDHPNQRITQLEKLGMEHADRVVAVSHRTKQTLVDRYHVDEAKIDVVHNAVSHDKLVDPLTIKKSFKEKLIIFVGRVTLQKGPEYFLRAAAKVLETHPNYRFVMCGAGDMLPRMIEEAASLRIQNRFHFTGFLRGAAVDRLYSMADLFVMTSVSEPFGLTPFEAMRYDVPVIVSRQAGASELIPKSMHVDFWDRDKLAKMMIEFCENSQLHKDLLEHQKKTLSKMSWRTVAEQLKSIYRKVIHV; encoded by the coding sequence ATGCGGATACTGATGTTTGGATGGGAGTTTCCGCCGTTTATCAGTGGGGGGTTGGGCACGGCTTGCTACGGCATGACCCGCCACCTGGCCGAAAGCGGTGAAGAGGTGCTGTTCGTCCTGCCCAAAGCCATGGACGGCATGCCACGCGATGGTTATCAGGTGATGTCCGCGGAAGAGGTCTGGAAGAAGCGCGAACAGGGCGACTTTCCCCTGCCCGAGCAGGTGACGGTCCTGACCGTCGAGACCGCGCTTTATCCTTACATCGAGAACAGGGAATACGCGCGCATGATCCGCCGCTTCGAAGGCGCGATCCCGCACGAAGGCAAGCCGGCTTCCAGCATCATGAGCATGTCGGGGCACTATTCGCACAACCTTTTCGAAGAGGTGCAGCGTTTTGCCGAAGTCGGCTGGCATCTGGCCGAGCAGTCGGAATTCGATGTGATCCATGCGCATGATTGGATGACCTTTCCCGCTGCGATTGCCGCAAAAAAACGGTCCGGCAAGCCCATGATTGCTCATATTCACGCCACCGAATACGACCGTACGGGTGATCATCCCAATCAAAGGATCACGCAACTCGAAAAACTTGGCATGGAGCATGCGGATCGCGTGGTGGCCGTCAGCCATCGCACCAAGCAGACTCTGGTGGATCGCTATCATGTCGATGAGGCGAAGATTGATGTCGTTCACAATGCAGTCAGCCACGATAAGCTGGTTGATCCTTTGACCATCAAGAAAAGCTTCAAGGAAAAGCTGATCATCTTCGTCGGTCGCGTGACCCTGCAGAAGGGTCCTGAATACTTCCTGCGCGCGGCGGCCAAAGTTTTGGAAACCCATCCCAACTATCGTTTCGTCATGTGCGGCGCCGGCGATATGCTGCCGCGCATGATCGAGGAAGCAGCCTCCCTTCGCATTCAAAACCGCTTCCATTTCACAGGTTTTCTGCGGGGCGCCGCTGTCGATAGACTCTATTCCATGGCCGATCTTTTTGTCATGACCTCGGTTTCGGAGCCCTTTGGTTTGACCCCTTTCGAGGCCATGCGCTATGATGTGCCGGTGATCGTCTCCCGCCAGGCGGGGGCCTCCGAGCTTATTCCGAAATCCATGCATGTCGATTTCTGGGATCGCGACAAGCTGGCGAAAATGATGATTGAATTCTGTGAGAACAGTCAGCTTCATAAGGATCTGCTGGAGCATCAGAAGAAAACCCTTTCGAAGATGTCCTGGCGGACGGTGGCCGAACAATTGAAATCCATCTATCGAAAGGTGATCCATGTATGA